The following are encoded together in the Phaseolus vulgaris cultivar G19833 chromosome 9, P. vulgaris v2.0, whole genome shotgun sequence genome:
- the LOC137822126 gene encoding uncharacterized protein has translation MQADLAASQVRNDELHRTNEELRRGWRNRDEPEAASPPREFTTPFSQAILETAIPNTFTGPKATFTGVEDPEAHLTVFHTQMLLVGGSDAVRCKLFMSTLTGMAMDWFISLPEGHVTSFAQLSQLFREQYLSNRTPAPVSYDLFDVKQFQGKTLKEYISHFGAQVVKVGTTEEPMIVYAFRKGVRPGSFSKTLNCSRPKTFAEIRRRAAKHIASEGEVYEKCTTAAPTRPKAQIRTQPVRVHQAATERKHLDRKRAYEPRRTQPKGQTGERREGNRPPRHNFVMELKDLIAVPNIADRLRPPAKSDRLLGPHKESWCEFHEAFGHHINNCLALGHQLDELVKNGFLKDYLVEKQTGQSSVAQPASGEAQQHEVPVHGEVHTIAGGFSGGGCTASQRKKYARSVMSVEAFEDHSPDVDITFTKEDLRDVVPHDNDPIVISLVTAGRMVHRALVDQGSSADVMFWPTFKKLQLSPDHLRLYGGCLYGFAGDQVEVRGYIELRTTFTDGTVSRTEKIRYLVVNAPSPYNILLGRPTLNRIGGVPSTRHMKVKLPSMEEVVITIRSDQKEAKKCYENSLRNRRSVCHVSTTPPPGAGPGQGDRRIGATFQVIAEEDTVMPDVASITEIEEENDHPETARESGIARAVIANERRLPLAKDWLEKEIGGKPFKLGKTLDDETRDQIAKVISRHLDAFAWSASDMPGIDPDLLSHRLATDPQVNEERRQAIKEETQKLLSAGHIKEVQYPEWLANVVLVKKSNRRWRMCVDFTDLNKACPKDSYPLPSIDALVDNAAGCKLLRATYQRLMDKVLTPMLGRNVQAYVDDMVVTSPKKNRHVADLEELFATIAKYKLKLNPEKCIFGVEAGKFLGFLLTERGIEANPDKCAAILAMRSPATVKEVQQLTGRMAALSRFVSASGERGHPYFQCLKRNNRSVWTRECEEAFVKLKEYLASPPVLCKPQVGAPLKLYFVVTERVLSAVLVQEQDQTQKLIYFVSKVLQGPEVRYQALEKAALAVVFSARRLRHYFQSFAIWVMTDLPIQKVLKKPDVAGRMVKWAVELSEFNIRYEPRGPIKGKIFAEFVVELSAETTRSAGNDHRWILSVDGSSNQLGSGAGVILEGPNGVLIEQSLRFAFKANNNQAEYEALIVGILLAKEMGAKVLMAKSDSLLITGQVTGEFQAKDPQMVAYLEYVQELRSYFALFEVVHVPREQNARADLLAKLASSGKGGRQRTVIQETLKTPRAFAADHQVLQVCKSTEGIARSHRSLTQETLRAPRVRAHLVEEAKTTRVCTVYQPDTWITPYQRYIADGILPVDPTEARKVKKNSSKFTLIDGELYRFGFTHPLLVCVHGEKCVRIMTELHEGICGSHIRGRALATRTLRAGYYWPTMREDCKEYAQCCNQCQQHADWHKAPPEKLKSIYSPWPFHTWGINILGPFPLAIRQMKYLVVAIEYFTKWIEAEPVAQIIAHRIQSFVWKNIVCRFGVPKRLVSDNGTQFVSHLLKKLCEDIGTQQVFASVEHPQTNGQVESANRVLLKGLKRRLEKAKGSWAEEVPCIHICGFSQPVVSNVHILSSEILAAL, from the exons atgcaggcagatctggCAGCCTCTCAAGTAAGAAACGACGAGCTCCACCGCACCAATGAGGAGTTACGCCGTGGATGGCGTAACAGAGACGAGCCTGAAGCCGCATCCCCACCCAGGGAATTCACAACACCGTTTTCACAGGCAATTCTGGAGACAGCGATCCCCAATACGTTCACGGGACCTAAGGCAACCTTCACCggggtggaggatcctgaggcacacctcacggtgttccacacacagatgttgTTGGTAGGCGGTTCAGACGCCGTGAGgtgcaagcttttcatgagcaccttgacggggatggctatggactggttcatcagcctcccagagggccacgtcacgtccttcgcccaactttcacaactattcagagagcagtatctATCCAACAGAACTCCCGCCCCAGTCTCATATGATCTTTTCGACGTCAAGCAGTTCCAAGGCAAAACCCTAAAGGAGTACATAAGCCATTTTGGGGCCCAAGTGGTGAAAGTAGGCACCACGGAGGAACCCATGATCGTGTATGCATTCAGGAAGGGGGTACGTCCCGGATCTTTCAGTAAAACGCTTAACTGCAGCCGCCCCAAAACTTTCGCTGAAATAAGGCGACGAGCGGCAAAACACATTGCCTCCGAAGGTGAGGTGTATGAGAAGTGCACGACCGCTGCACCCACGCGACCCAAGGCACAAATACGTACGCAACCTGTTAGGGTTCACCAAGCCGCCACGGAGAGAAAGCACTTAGACAGGAAACGCGCCTATGAGCCAAGAAGGACCCAGCCTAAGGGTCAAACAGGGGAAAGAAGAGAAGGAAACAGGCCACCAAGGCACAACTTCGTGATGGAACTCAAAGATTTGATCGCAGTACCCAACATAGCCGACAGATTGAGGCCACCGGCGAAGTCTGACAGGCTTCTGGGACCCCACAAAgaatcatggtgcgaattccatGAGGCGTTCGGGCATCATATCAACAATTGTTTGGCACTGGGTCACCAGTTGGATGAACTCGTAAagaatggtttcctgaaggacTACTTGGTGGAGAAGCAGACAGGACAATCGTCAGTTGCGCAACCAGCGAGTGGCGAGGCacaacagcacgaggtgcccgtccacggcgaggtccacaccatagCGGGTGGATTCTCGGGCGGTGGGTGTACCGCGTCACAACGCAAGAAGTATGCTAGGTCCGTAATGTCAGTAGAGGCTTTTGAGGATCATTCAcccgatgtggacatcacgttcaccaaagaagatctcagggacgttgtgccccacgacaacgaccccatcGTAATCTCGCtcgttacggcgggaaggatggtACATCGAGCACTGGTggatcaagggagctcggcagatgtgatgttctggccaactTTCAAGAAGTTACAGTTGTCCCCAGACCATCTGAGGCTGTATGGGGGCTGCCTATATGGCTTTGCTggcgaccaagtggaggtcagggggtacattgaatTAAGAACGACATTCACAGACGGGACGGTGTCGCGaacagagaagatcaggtatctggtcgtgaatgccccctcaccatacaacatcctgttaggaaggccaacgctcaacaggataggaggTGTGCCCTCCACAAGGCATATGAAGGTCAAACTACCTTCGATGGAGGaggtggttatcaccatccgctctgatcaaaaggaggcgaagaagtgctatgaaaacagcctcagAAATAGGCGATCGGTGTGCCATGTAAGCACAACGCCACCCCCTGGTGCAGGTCCCGGTCAGGGGGATCGGCGAATAGGCGCAACATTTCAAGTAATCGCTGAGGAGGACACGGTGATGCCAGATGTGGCGAGCATCACAGAGATAGAAGAAGAAAACGACCACCCGGAGACCGCCAGGGAGTCAGGGATCGcaagggcggtcatcgccaatGAAAGGAGGCTTCCGCTGGCCAAGGattggctcgagaaggagatcggcgGAAAGCCATTCAAACTGGGAAAAACTCTAGATGACGAAACGCGGGACCAGATAGCCAAGGTAATAAGTagacatctggatgcgtttgcgtggTCCGCCTCAGATATGCCGGGGATTGATCCCGACCTCTTGTCCCATCGTCTAGCAACGGACCCCCAAgtcaatgaagaaagaaggcagGCGATTAAGgaggaaacacagaaactcctatCCGCAGGCCACATCAAGGAAGTGCAGTATCCGGAGTGGCTTGCTAACGTTGTGTTGGTGAAAAAGAGCAACAGGAGATGGCgaatgtgcgtcgatttcacagatctgaacaaggcgtgcccaaaggattcctacccTTTGCccagcatagatgccctggtagacaatgcagcagggtgcaaactgttaa gAGCCACGtatcagaggctgatggataagGTGCTTACGCCTATGCTAgggaggaacgtgcaagcttatgtcgacgacatggtcgtgacgtccccGAAAAAGAATCGGCACGTGGCTGATCTAGAAGAACTGTTCGctacaatagccaagtacaagCTGAAGTTAAACCccgagaaatgcattttcggcgtagAAGCGGGGAAGTttctgggtttcctcttaaccgaAAGAGGAATCGAAgcgaaccctgacaagtgtgctgccatcctggcgatgagaagccctgCTACTGTCAAGGAggtacaacagcttacaggtcggatggccgctctGTCACGATTCGTATCTGCCAGTGGGGAAAGGGGccacccgtatttccagtgtttaaaaAGGAATAACAGGTCTGTCTGGACGAGAGAGTGTGAAGAGGCTTTCGTAAAGCtcaaggagtacttggcgagcccaccggttctgtgcaaacctcaaGTAGGAGCGCCCCTCAAGTTATACTTCGTCGTCACCGAAAGGGTGTTGAGTGCAGTGCTCGTCCAAGAGCAAGATCAAACTCAGAAACTTATCTATTTTGTCAGTAAAGTGTTACAAGGTCCAGAGGTGAGATACCAAGCCTTGGAGAAGGCGGCCCTGGCGGTCGTGTTTTCGGCGAGAAGGCTGCGACATTACTTCCAGAGTTTCGCGATATGGgtgatgactgacttgcccatccaaaAAGTCCTAAAGAAACCAGATGTGGCCGGGAGGATGGTAaaatgggcagtggagttgtccgAGTTCAACATCAGGTATgaaccccgaggaccgatcaaggggaaAATCTTCGCCGAatttgtggtcgagctgtccGCTGAAACAACGCGTAGTGCCGGAAACGATCATCGGTGGATACTCTCGGTTGATGGATCGTCCAACCAGCTAGGTAGTGgggctggagtcattttggaaggacccaacggtgtgttaatagaacaatccctgagatttgccttcaaagccaacaataATCAGGCGGAATATGAGGCATTGATCGTCGGGATTCTATTGgcaaaggaaatgggggcgaagGTACtaatggccaagagcgactcttTGCTGATCACCGGGCAGGTGACCGGTGAATTCCAAGCCAAGGATCCACAGATGGTGGCTTACCTAGAGTATGTACAGGAGCTAAGAAGTTATTTTGCCTTGTTCGAAGTAGTGCACGtaccaagggagcagaatgcccgagctgacttgctagccaagctcgctagttcgggcaaggggggcaggcagagaaCTGTTATACAAGAAACTCTAAAGACACCCCGGGCGTTCGCAgcagaccaccaggttcttcaaGTTTGCAAGTCGACGGAAGGGATAGCAAGGAGTCATCGATCATTAACTCAGGAAACCTTGAGGGCACCGAGAGTTAGGGCGCACCTAGTAGAGGAAGCGAAGACAACACGAGTTTGCACCGTCTACCaaccagacacatggataacaccATACCAGCGGTACATAGCGGACGGCATCCTCCCagtggatccgacggaggccagaaaggtaaagaaaaactccagcaagttcaccttAATCGACGGAGAGTTATACAGGTTCGGATTTACGCACCCCCTATTAGTATGTGTGCATGGGGAAAAGTGTGTAAGAATTATGACTGAACTTCACGAGGGGATCTGCGGGAGTCACATCAGAGGTCGAGCCCTGGCGACAAGAACTCTCCgcgcaggttattactggccaaccatgagggaagattgcaaggaatacgcacagtgttgcaatcaatgccagcagcacgctgattggcacaaagcgccccCAGAGAAGctaaagtcaatctacagcccctggccgtttcatacgtggggaatcaaCATTCTAGGACCCTTTCCGCTGGcaatcaggcaaatgaagtacctggttgtggcaatcgagtacttcacaaagtggattgaagcggaaccagtagcccagatcatcGCACACAGGATTCAgagtttcgtatggaagaacattgtgtgccgttttggtGTGCCCAAACGTTTGGtatcggataatgggactcagtttgtaAGTCACCTATTGAAAAAACTGTGCGAGGATATCGGGACGCAACAGGTATTTGCTTCTGTagagcacccacaaacgaatgggcaagtggagtcggCCAATCGGGTTTTGCTGAAAGGactgaagaggaggttggagaaagccaaagggtcttgggctgaggaagtcCCCT